A stretch of the Bacteroidota bacterium genome encodes the following:
- a CDS encoding glutamine--tRNA ligase/YqeY domain fusion protein: MPEELENNNNTEVSAPRDFIRQIIDEDLRTGKNGTKVLTRFPPEPNGYLHIGHAKSICLNFGIGIDYNGRTNLRFDDTNPSKEDTEYVDSIMEDVKWLGFDWGDGLFYASDYFEKLYDFAEQLILKGKAFVCELSPEEMRAYRGTLTEPGKESPYRNRSVEENLDLFRRMRAGEFPDGSKTLRAKIDMSSGNINMRDPVIYRIMRAHHHRTGDAWCIYPMYDYAHALSDMLEGITHSICTLEFEDHRPLYDWVLDTLETPCHPQQIEFARLNLNYTIMSKRRLNELVTKGFVNGWDDPRMPTIAGLRRRGYTPEAIRNFADRVGVAKRESIIDVALLEFSIREDLNRHAERAMAVINPLKVIITNYPEDQTEEMEFTINPEEPEKGSRKVPFSRELYIEREDFMEEPVKGYFRLFPGNEVRLRWAYFAKCTGFKKDETTGEIVEIYCEYDPASKGGNSPDGRKVKGTIHWVSAKDAIDAEVRLYDRLFDHVDPNRPDEGKEWTDNLNPNSLTVLNNCKLEPYLKDVVPGFTCQFERLGYFCADIKDSLPGKPVFNRTVTLRDNWAKANK, encoded by the coding sequence ATGCCGGAAGAATTGGAAAACAACAATAATACAGAAGTTTCTGCTCCAAGAGATTTTATCAGACAGATAATTGATGAAGACCTGCGTACCGGAAAGAATGGTACAAAAGTTCTCACCAGATTCCCGCCCGAACCGAACGGTTACCTGCACATCGGACATGCGAAATCGATCTGCCTCAATTTTGGAATCGGAATTGACTATAACGGCAGGACGAACCTGAGGTTTGACGACACAAATCCCAGCAAGGAAGACACCGAGTATGTTGATTCCATTATGGAAGATGTGAAGTGGCTCGGATTTGACTGGGGTGACGGACTTTTTTACGCATCCGATTATTTTGAGAAGCTGTATGATTTTGCTGAACAACTTATATTAAAAGGAAAAGCATTCGTTTGCGAGCTTTCGCCCGAAGAAATGAGAGCATACCGCGGAACCCTGACAGAACCCGGGAAAGAAAGTCCCTACAGAAACCGGAGCGTGGAGGAGAATCTTGACCTCTTCAGAAGAATGAGAGCAGGCGAATTTCCCGACGGTTCAAAGACGCTGAGAGCCAAAATTGACATGAGTTCAGGCAATATAAATATGCGTGATCCTGTCATTTACCGGATCATGCGTGCCCACCACCACCGGACGGGTGATGCGTGGTGTATCTATCCGATGTATGACTACGCTCATGCACTTTCCGACATGCTTGAAGGGATTACACATTCGATATGTACACTGGAATTTGAAGACCACCGTCCACTATACGACTGGGTTTTGGATACGCTCGAAACTCCTTGCCACCCGCAGCAGATTGAATTTGCCCGTTTGAATCTCAATTACACAATCATGAGCAAACGGAGGTTGAACGAACTGGTTACAAAAGGATTCGTCAACGGATGGGATGATCCAAGGATGCCGACCATTGCCGGACTGAGAAGGAGAGGCTACACACCGGAGGCGATAAGAAATTTTGCCGACCGTGTTGGAGTTGCAAAGAGAGAATCGATAATTGATGTTGCACTTCTTGAATTCTCAATCAGGGAAGATCTGAACAGACATGCAGAACGGGCAATGGCTGTAATCAATCCGCTCAAGGTGATAATCACAAACTACCCCGAGGATCAGACCGAGGAGATGGAATTTACGATCAATCCTGAAGAGCCCGAAAAAGGGAGCAGGAAGGTGCCGTTTTCGAGAGAACTCTACATTGAGCGGGAAGACTTTATGGAAGAACCTGTAAAAGGTTATTTCCGTCTTTTCCCGGGTAATGAAGTTCGTTTGAGATGGGCTTATTTTGCGAAGTGTACCGGATTCAAAAAGGATGAAACGACGGGTGAAATCGTTGAAATATACTGTGAGTATGACCCTGCGAGCAAAGGCGGGAACTCACCGGACGGTCGTAAAGTTAAAGGTACAATACACTGGGTTTCTGCAAAAGATGCAATTGATGCTGAAGTAAGGCTTTATGACAGGTTGTTTGATCATGTTGACCCGAACAGACCTGACGAAGGGAAGGAATGGACGGATAATCTGAATCCTAATTCCCTCACCGTGCTAAATAACTGCAAACTCGAACCCTATCTAAAGGATGTGGTGCCGGGGTTCACATGTCAGTTCGAAAGACTCGGCTATTTTTGTGCTGACATAAAAGATTCGCTTCCGGGAAAGCCTGTATTCAACAGGACAGTTACACTTCGGGACAACTGGGCTAAAGCGAATAAATAG
- a CDS encoding SUMF1/EgtB/PvdO family nonheme iron enzyme, with protein MKKINSYEVLERVGRGGMGTVYKVRHTLRNEILALKQLNDDSPEIQKRFENEAVVLSKLSHPNIVQVNDFFSFENELYIAMEFVDGKPLSQIIGKEVGPIIAEKAVPLFTQILRGMSHAHQNGIVHRDIKPANILVGSDGTVKITDFGIAKVLGATMGTAGMKMGTIYYMSPEQMEGEEIDERSDIYSLGMTFYEMLAGRLPFNFANTSNPFAIMKQVHDAEIPDPREFYPHIPENVVGAVMKSIQKDKRKRYQSIDEFLKALNGKIEISQPMPQKIYSPKISIPEPVVKSGIGNEMVFVEGGTFLMGGKVEISVNSFYIANTPVTQKLWETVMVQNPSFFKGDSKPVENINKYDAMKFCNKLSLLEGLSQCYFKIQKQNGVLSGNIGTDREMNICDFKANGYRLPTVKEWEFAARGGNKSFKYQYSGSNEINRVAWFNENSNGSTKSVGTKQPNELKIFDMSGNVWEWCWDIYYGSATVLRGGSWNDSEEHCKVDYRYSLGPFSKGYGIGFRLARRM; from the coding sequence ATGAAAAAAATTAACTCTTATGAAGTTCTTGAACGGGTAGGAAGAGGTGGAATGGGCACTGTCTATAAGGTGCGGCACACACTTCGAAATGAAATTCTTGCATTAAAACAACTCAACGATGACTCCCCGGAAATACAAAAACGATTCGAAAATGAAGCCGTCGTCCTCTCAAAACTTTCACACCCCAACATTGTTCAGGTAAACGATTTTTTCTCGTTTGAAAACGAACTCTATATTGCAATGGAATTCGTTGACGGTAAACCCCTTTCTCAGATCATCGGGAAAGAAGTTGGTCCTATCATTGCTGAAAAGGCAGTACCCCTTTTCACACAAATTTTGCGGGGGATGTCGCATGCCCATCAGAACGGAATTGTACACCGTGATATAAAACCTGCAAACATTCTGGTGGGAAGTGATGGAACGGTAAAAATTACTGATTTTGGGATTGCAAAGGTTCTTGGTGCCACGATGGGTACCGCCGGTATGAAAATGGGAACAATCTATTATATGTCTCCCGAGCAAATGGAGGGAGAGGAAATAGATGAGCGGAGTGATATTTACAGTCTGGGGATGACTTTCTACGAAATGCTCGCCGGAAGACTGCCGTTTAATTTTGCAAATACCTCCAATCCTTTTGCGATAATGAAACAGGTGCACGACGCAGAGATCCCCGATCCAAGGGAGTTTTATCCACATATTCCTGAAAATGTTGTGGGTGCTGTGATGAAGTCAATTCAAAAAGACAAAAGAAAGAGATACCAGAGTATTGACGAGTTCTTGAAGGCTTTGAATGGCAAAATTGAGATTTCCCAACCCATGCCTCAAAAAATTTATTCACCAAAAATCAGCATACCCGAACCCGTCGTAAAATCGGGAATCGGGAATGAAATGGTGTTTGTTGAAGGAGGCACTTTTTTGATGGGGGGTAAAGTGGAAATTTCTGTGAATTCTTTTTATATTGCGAATACTCCTGTAACCCAAAAACTTTGGGAAACAGTTATGGTGCAGAATCCTTCATTCTTTAAAGGAGATTCCAAGCCTGTGGAAAATATTAACAAATATGATGCAATGAAATTTTGCAATAAGTTGAGTTTGCTTGAAGGATTGTCACAATGTTACTTTAAGATTCAAAAACAGAATGGCGTTTTGTCCGGAAATATTGGGACAGACAGGGAAATGAATATTTGTGATTTCAAAGCTAATGGATATCGACTACCAACAGTAAAGGAGTGGGAATTTGCAGCAAGAGGAGGGAATAAGAGTTTCAAGTATCAGTATAGCGGAAGTAATGAAATAAACAGAGTTGCCTGGTTCAACGAAAATTCAAATGGCTCAACCAAATCTGTTGGGACGAAACAGCCAAACGAGTTAAAAATTTTTGATATGAGCGGTAATGTTTGGGAATGGTGCTGGGATATTTATTATGGTTCTGCGACTGTACTTCGAGGTGGCAGTTGGAATGATTCAGAAGAGCATTGCAAAGTTGACTATCGTTACAGTCTGGGCCCTTTTAGTAAAGGTTACGGGATCGGTTTCCGGTTAGCGAGGAGAATGTAG